The following is a genomic window from Eubalaena glacialis isolate mEubGla1 chromosome 18, mEubGla1.1.hap2.+ XY, whole genome shotgun sequence.
CTCTGAGGATCCCTTGGCCTGTGCTCCAGGCTGCTGGCCCAGGCCAGAACCTCTTAATTCCTGCCAGCAGTGGCAACAAGTTGTCCAGTGGCATCTGGCTGATGCTCTGCACCCATAGCCATCCTAGggccaggcccagggaggggctgaCCAGGGTAGGGACGGTAGTCACCAGCCTTCCAGTGGGCTCTCTTTACCACTTGCCAAGGCTAAAAAGGGCTTCTTGCACAGCTCCCCAGGCATGGCTGGCTCCTGAGCTCTGGGGTCCCCAGTGTCTTGGTCAGGGGCCTCCCGCTTGCGCTTGTGCAAGGAGGGGCCCTCCTCACCCAGCCGACCCTCAGGGAGGCCCTGGCTCCGCAGACAGACGATGGCTGCAGCCTGCTCCGCCAGTTTCTTGGACTTGTCCCTAGGCAGACGAGGCATGGGGCAATAAGGCAGGGAGACAGGCAGACTGGTTACAGGACTAGAGTCTGGGAGGCCTTACTCTACACGCCCTTGGCAGAGATTCTGACAAAACTAGGGAAGGGGTCACTGCCCAGGGATGCCACTGCCCAGGTACACCATCCCCCTAACCCTCCCAGGCCAATGCGAGGATCAGGCCCTGCTGACAAGCCTCATGCCCACTGATAAGGAAACTCACCACAAGGTGGACTGGTACTTTTGTTCGGCAACAGTGACAACAGAACAGAAGAGGCGATCCAGGGGCCGTTGAACCTGGTACAGAGAGAGCAAAGGAAACAGGGATGGCTGCATGAGAGCAAGAGGGCCAAGCCCTGGAGGGAAGTACTTCCCACCTAAATCAAATGAAGGCTACCTGTATCACATGCTCCTCCCCAGCAGAAGTGCCTAGTGCATCTTCCAGGGAAGAAAGGTAGATACACAAACAGTCAGTGACATCCCAGCGTGTCAGGAGTTCTGTCATGGACCTAAGCAAAGGTCCGTCAGAGCCCTTAGCTGCATGTGACTATGGAGCTTCCTCCTACTGACATCTGGGTGGGCCAGGTCCCCCAAAATGAGAAGGAGTTCACCAGATGGCAAAGCAGTGAGAGGGAACAAGGACTGGGGCAAAGAAGGTACACCTGGCAGAGCGACCAGGTGATGTGGCGGACAGAGAGCTGAGTGGATGTGACCTGAAGCAGAAAGACACATGGGGGTCTCGTGCTCTGTGCTGAGGTAGTAGGGCTTGATCCCAAAGGCGCTGAGGAGCTGATGAGGACGCGAGCAAGGGGGACAGAATCAAATTCATTTTGGAAAAGTCACTCTGGCAGAAGGGAACACAAGGCCCAGAAGATACAAGCTTGGAGGTCAGAAGGCCAGTCCAAAAGAGACAGAGCAACCTAAACAGGCCATGGGGACCAAAGAAAGTGAAGCAAGACTGTCTCAAAGTTTCCCCTGAGGGGCCCCAGACATGGGGCCCAATTCTGTGCCCCACTGGCTGAGCCCTGGTCCAAAAACATGTCAGTCTAACTTTTAGGTTTGAGCGTCCTTCCTAAGCCAATTGGCCCTCTCCAGAGAAGTCTCTCCTGCCTAAGCAATGCCACTGGAGGGGACTGGCGGAAGCAGCCTCTTACTCAGGCCTCTAGTTCAGTTTTATGAAAGTGGCCAGAACTAGACAACAGGTCCACTGTCAAAGGGAAGGAGCTAGAAGGCAAAGAAGGCAAAGCCAGGCTCCAGCCAAGCAGTCTGGAGTGCAGGTACGAGCTGTGGGTGGACTCGGGGTGGCGGCACTAGCCGTGGGAGTGCTGTGGGCTGGATGCAGGGCAGGCCACAGGCAGGAACTCACCGTTTCATACACAGGCTGTGCCAACTTCTCCCTCCGGCACCACTCCAGCAGGCACATCTTGGGGGTGATCTGGGGTGAGTATGCTctcctggggaaggagggaaaggtgTCAGGGCCCACCTACCATGAGCACTCCATTCCTCAGCAGGGGCCCTACTCAGTTCCTGGTAGGAGCTGCAGGAACTGGGACAGCAAACTGCTGCCTTAGGACTCCTGCACCTATTCCCTTGAGCTCCCATTTCTGTCCCACCAGTGGCTTGGGGCCTGAGTTCTACCTAAAGGGAAGATGGGCTTCAGTTGCTTGGGGAATTGGAATGGGAAGTGAACTCCAGCACTCTGAGCTCCAGCCTGGAAAACAGCCTTCAACAGCCAAGAAGAAAGGTACAATTTGCCTCTCAAGACAATATCAGGAGGgagtgggtgggagtggggacacAGGTGGCCATACAGTGGTCTCAGGATCTAGCTCAGGGCCCACCCTGATTATGTCCACCAAGTGTCAGGATGATCCGCTGCTGCCTTGGGCACAGTGGACTCCAGTTTCAGAGTCAGGCGGTAACAGGGTGGGAAGCGCCATGTTCCAGCTTCCCACCAGGAGCTCTCCCTGGATATGACTGCCCAACAGCTGTGCCTACATCCCTCCTCCCAAGACTTTGCCAGACAAGACTGACTCCTGGTCTGGGCCTGGGGACCCCAGAAAGGTTCAGATTCCAGATCGCAGAGACAAGGATGAGGGCCCCATTCAAAGCTGAGTCACAGTCTGAGGCAATAATTGGCCTGAGGCTATTTCTGCCTAGAGAGGGCACCACAGGGCTAGCGAGGGGCAGTGAGGGTAGGCTGCTTAGCCAGATGAGGCTTTAGGTCCTGCTGCTATTCTGGAGCTCCCTGCAGGCAGCTAATTCCTGAGGGCCAAGGAGAAAACACAGACTTTGAGGAACAGAGGGGACAAGTCTCCCCAGCCTGAGTTGTGGGAAGGGGTGGGTCAGGAAAAAGGTATAGTTTAGTCACCCTAGGGACAGCATGCACAACCCTGACAGCACTGCCTGGGCTTTCAGCGACTGTCTTCTCCAAAGTGCCTTCTTTGGGTTGCTGAAAACTGAGAACAAGCATCCAAACCAAGGAGATCTGTGGTCCCTAAGCTTGGCATTAACCATGGATGGCAGCCAGCTTGCTGGCCCAGTCAGACCTGAGGACACTGGCCCTGGCCCAAGCTGAGGCCAAGCTGGAGACCTACCGGTCAAACTTGACAGCCATCTTAATGATACCAGAGGTGTCTTCAGCTGGCTCCTCCACCTCTTCTGGGCTCCTGGCCAAGAGTTTGGCCCGCCGGGCGTCCAGCTCTCGTGTGGTCTCCTCACAGAAGGCACCAAGGCCAAAGGCCTCACTATGAAGGGACAAGCAGAGTAGGGGAAGCCCCTTAGTGGAGCCAGCATTCAGGAAACTACTGCAGGAGCCCAGGGCCCCACCACTGAGAAATGCCCCCCACATATACCCAAACACCACCAGGGCCTAGCCATCAGAAGGTGCTTTCTACACACCCCTGTGATCAGCCTGAACTGACAGATGGAGAATGAATGCAGGTCCCTGAGCGTGAgcactggagggcaggctgggcTGGGTGGAATAGATTCCAAAGGTCACCTGCAGCCTCTCTTCTGAGGAGGAACACATGGGCAGGTGTCCCTAGCCAGCAGTGAGTGAGTTGAGCTATGCTGACCAAGCACTGGGGATATGCACAGCCTTGTCCTCATGCAGGCCCGTGGGAGGAAGACACGGAGGCTTGACCACTGACTGGTTCCCCACTTCCCGCCCTGACCACACACAGGCCAAGCCTAAACTGAGGTACCACGCAGAGCTACAGAGTGATACTCTTGAGAGTTATCCTCTTGAGCTCACAAGATACTTGGGTCCCCTGGTAGAGTCAGCTTAGGGCTCAGGGTCAAGTCTGGGTAATGTCTGCAAGGACAGATGAACAGCCCATTGCCCCTCTCACCAAATTTCCTGGGAAGACTGGGCGGCATGGAGCAACCTCCCCTGGGGCGACTCCAGCTGTTCTCGTAGCATCTGGCACAAGCAGTACTTGGTGTTGGTGTAGTGGTTGTCatactgcacagcctgagagaaGAACTGCCATGAGCCCCCTTGCTGCCCAGGCAGGCTCTGAGGCCTGAGCTCTGCTCTGATGGCAGGAAAAGGGGCTCCAAGGGGGCATCAGAGGGGCTTGCAGCCGAGGCAGTGTGACCCCATAAAAGAGCCCTCTCCATCTTGGCCATCTACTCCTCTAGTCAGTGGCACAATGCTTGAGGGTCACAGCTGAGGCCCACAGTCAGGAGCACACTCTACTGGACAGCCTGACTAAGGTCCAGATGTGCAGGGAGCTCCTCCTGCATCGGCTACCACAGAGGACCTGTTGCCGAGCATCTTCCAAGGCAGGGAGGGGGGAACAGCCAAGTTCTGGTGTGGCAGGACCAGCCCCAGGACAGGGGTGAGATTCTTCTACTCCTTATAACCATAGTGAGTGCCTGCCCCTTCCACATCTTAAACAGCCTGTCTCCAATTTCTCCCAGCATGGGAAAAGTCCAGCACCATTGACCAAGCATGTTCGCACGTGTTACTTGTCACTTCATTGAGCTAAACAAGTAGTTACCACTACTCAGACTGGGAAATGCAGGCTCAGGGAGGCCAAACAACTGCCCAGGGATACCCAGTGGAAGTCGGCCTGGCTGGGGCAGGCAGGAGAGCAGTGGGTAAAGGGTGCCCCAGCCCCCCAGAACCCTCTCCCCCTCTCGCCCCCTATCAAATCTTCTAATACCTCCAGCAAGGCCTATGTCTTCAGTGCCTTGGAGGTGCCACCACATGCTCAGGACAAAGCAGGGATACGTGGGTAAGCCACGGCTGGCAGCAAGGCCTTGATTCAGCTTGTTTGGGACAGAAGGCACCTGGCTGGACCAGAAGCAGCCCTGCCTATGCTTGAAAGCCACTCCCTTTCTCTGGCCCAACACACCCTCTTGAGGAGTTGCCAAGGGACGGGCTGAGAAGGAAGAATAACATCACCTTTCAGCCAGTGAGCAAGCTTGGCACTACTGAACGTGCCTTCCCTGCCACAGACCTGCCAGCCGGCCGACCTAGACTGAGCTAAGCCCCCCTTGCCTCTGGTTGACCCAGGCCATTGGAGAGCCAACCTGCCCAACAGGACACCCAGAACCAAGGGGATGAAGGCTGCAGCGTCAAGCAGAAGAGGCTCTagaacagaggctgcccagctctGGGCACAGGCCTCAGGGCCTCCTACCACCCCCAGTTTGCACAGCCCTGGGGACACCCACATGTCATGGCAGCCACAACTGCCCATGGCAGCCTGAGGATCTGAGAAGCTCCTGACACCCCAGGTGGGTAGGAGCTGCAGGACTGAAGGGGAGGGTGGAAGTCTGCTCAGGGTGAGGGCTGCACTCTCTGCTCAGGCCCAACTCACTGAGGAATTTGAGGACCACTCACTGTCTTTGCCGACAGATATGCACAGCTGGTCAGAGTCTCACAGGGTGCCAGGGCAGTGCCAAGGAAATAGTGCAGGTGCCAAAAAACTCCTTTACAGGGAAATGCCCGGGCACTACCATCAAACCCCGGGTGAGAAGAAAAAGCTATTCCCTGAGGAGAGGGTCAAAGTTAGGCTATTTCCTAAGTCAGAGGCTAAAGCATTCTGGGAATTAGCAAGAGAAGACGTTTAGAAGTGACTATGACTGACGACCAGTTGACACGTCTTTACGGAGAGAATCTGTCCTCACAACAGCTACAATGGCTCCTCCTGGCTGTGGCTCCTCTGGTGCCAACCCACTGGCATGAGTGACACAGACACCACTGTCATTGTGCACGCGTGTGTATGTGTAGGGGGGCAGGGGGTGACAGAGACTAAGAGAAAGATATCATGTGTTTGGGGCCCCAACTGCATCCTGGATCCAGAAGCCCTTGCTATGATCCTCACACCTTGAAAGCTTTAGAAGGGGGCGATGGTAGGGCCATGCCTCCCCAGCACCCTGCTCTTCACATTGCAGCCAGGGAGACCCAATGCTATGCTAcactaaaaagaaaaggagaggggcttccctggtggcgcagtggttaagaatccgcctgccaatgcaggggacacgggttcgagccctggtccgggaagatcccacatgccacggagcaactaagactgtgcgccacaactactgagcctgcgctctagagcccgcgagccacaactactgagcccgtgtgccacaactactgaagcacgtgcgcctagagcccatgctctgcaacaagagaagccaccgcaatgagaagcccgcgcaccgcgacgaagagtagcccccactcgccgcaactagaggaagcccgcgcacagcaacgaagacccaattcagccaaaaataaataaatgaataaataataaatttttaaaaagagaaaagaaaaggagagctgctgggggctgggggctcacCCAAAGCACTTTCTGCAGGAACGTGGCAGACAGTGAGAaatgtttgttttgaaaaagTGCATAGACATACGTATCTGATGTACTTCTGCATGACCTCCTCCAAGGGTCGTGGACCCTCCTTGAGGAAGATGGATGGGTTCCACATGGCCGCTCGGGCCACCATCACTGAAGAGGCTGCCGTGGCTTGTCGAAAGTCCTCTATATCCAAATATCCTTGGATGTGGTCGTGAGATCCTCCACTGAAAAGCAACAGTGGGGTGAGGGGTATCCCCATCCTTGTATAAGCAATTTCAGAAAAAGGCAACTCCTAAATCTGCCACTTATTCAGTGTGTGGCTTTGGCGAAGTCCTTCAGCTACGAGAGCTTCGGGACACTGGAGATTATAACACACACCCCACTGTGGGGTCAGGAGCACCAAGTGAGATAACAAAATAAAGCAGTCCAAACCGTGCCTGGCACTTAAGAGGTACTCCGGAGCGTTTACCTTCCTTCCCCCTCATTCCGAACAGTGGCTAAAGCCAGCCCACATCCGAAGGATGGGGTCTGTACGTGGATACAGGGATCACAGGAAAACCCCCAGGCTGGGGCACCTATATGCCCACTGACGGCTGGGTCAAAACCCTAGAGAGGGAACAGACGCAGTGGTGGTcatgagaggaaggaaggaggcccAGTTTGGTTGCAATTTCCCTTTCAGCCACTCTGTGGCCCCTTGGAAACTGCTCTTTGTCTGTTCCATTAGGAGCCAGGCAGCAGCCTCAGCCCAGAGACAGCACTGTGtgtgaggatgggggtgggggaacccCCCTCAGGTGGCAACAGCAGCAACAGGGTCCAGGGTCTCGAGTAGCCCTACCCTCTCTCCAAGCCACCCCTAACACTCCTTGGCCTGGGGACCACCCCACCCTTAGCTACCCCGTCCCTCCCTCCAGTCAGGCATGCCTTTTGTCAGGGCTTTAGGGCTTCAGAACTTCTCTGTTCCCAACCTGCCATCAGGCAGGTACAGGGTTGAGCTGGACTCCCGACTGGCCCACACAAGCCAGCTCCCCAGTGGCAACAGGACACTGCTGTCTTACTGCTAAGCCTTTGGGCTGGTCATCGGTACCTCACACCTGCCAGTCTAGGTTCTGGTCCTGTCACTGTCCAGGATCTGGGCTCATCTGGGCTTTGGTCTGTGGCCTGCCTCATGCTCCTGAGCCATGGCTCTCTGTGCTCTGGCTTGAGACGCCTCACCCTACACCCTACACACCTAACTCTGGGTGTGATGTCACCTTCCCCTGGGCCTGTTTCAGCAGCCACTCTCTTGCTCTCCCTGAACACTCCCACCTCAACCCGTGCATAGGAATGTCCTGGGTCCCTGTCTACTGCATACCTACATCGGCCACTCAACAGAGGCCAAGGGACACAATGGGCCCTTCTCAGCCTCATTGCCAAGTTCATTTTTGTcacaccctttttttcttttctcttacagTCATTTTTTGATGCTATCGCATTCCATTTTCTGTTTGTCAGTTCAAATCCCTTCTGAGTGAAGCGAGGCATAAAAAAATAAACGAGGAAGAAGGGAGGCTTACTTGGCTATGACAGGAATGGAGAGGGTTTCGGCGATGGCTTTGATGGCTTCACAGCTGACAGGGTGCTGAGGTCGCTCCTCCCGCTTCCTTGGAGATAAAgagatggggctgggggctgagtgCCAAAGGTCATGTCACACTTAGCACCGGGTTATGTCAGCCAAATCCTACTGTCCTCCTTGCTGAACCTCAGGAAGGCCATGTGGCCAGCAGGGACAGGGCTCTGGGCTACAGGGGACAGCTCTCCCTGACCTCTGTTGTGCCAGACAGGGGCAGCACAGGTCCATGCTGAGAAGGCAAGTCCAGCTCTCAAAGGTCTGCAGGTGAGGCATGGCTGCAGGAAGCCGATGTGGGTGGTCACACCGCCACTCCCCAGCTTCCCCTTGCCTCTGCCAGAGATGAGGGACGGTGCCTTAAGAATGCTACCCCTACTGTCCCGGTCTTGGCCTCCCAGAGGGACTGGGAACAGCTGCTGCCACTCAGACTGGCCACTCCCACACAGCTGCGTGTGCTGAGGCCAAGTTGGGCAGCTGATCCTGGGGAGAGGCACCTGGCACAGGGTAGGCCCGGCAACCAGAGCAGGCCACAGACCATGGCTGTCACAAAGAGCCGCAGGGGAGGCAAGACCacaacccagggcccctgcatccAAGGTCAACTGCAAGAAGCTCTTGTGTATGAGTGAGTGAGTCTTAGGGATGCTAAGGTAAGCCCTAACTTGAGCTGTGCACAGGGACAAGCCAGAGATGTGGTCGACCAGAAAGCCCTTGCCCAGGTCCTACCTGCATGTGTCCCTCTGCTATACTCCTCAACAAAAGTGTCAGGGGCCACAGGGCCTTAGAAAGCC
Proteins encoded in this region:
- the DUS2 gene encoding tRNA-dihydrouridine(20) synthase [NAD(P)+]-like isoform X3, whose translation is MLQCKRVVNEVLSTVDFVAPDDRVVFRTCEREQSRVVFQMGTSDAERALAVARLVENDVAGIDVNMGCPKEYSTKGGMGAALLSDPDKIEKILSTLVKGTQRPVTCKIRILPSLEDTLSLVKRIERTGIAAIAVHGRKREERPQHPVSCEAIKAIAETLSIPVIANGGSHDHIQGYLDIEDFRQATAASSVMVARAAMWNPSIFLKEGPRPLEEVMQKYIRYAVQYDNHYTNTKYCLCQMLREQLESPQGRLLHAAQSSQEICEAFGLGAFCEETTRELDARRAKLLARSPEEVEEPAEDTSGIIKMAVKFDRRAYSPQITPKMCLLEWCRREKLAQPVYETVQRPLDRLFCSVVTVAEQKYQSTLWDKSKKLAEQAAAIVCLRSQGLPEGRLGEEGPSLHKRKREAPDQDTGDPRAQEPAMPGELCKKPFLALASGKESPLEGW
- the DUS2 gene encoding tRNA-dihydrouridine(20) synthase [NAD(P)+]-like isoform X1, which encodes MIVNSLSLCYHNKLILAPMVRVGTLPMRLLALDYGADIVYCEELIDLKMLQCKRVVNEVLSTVDFVAPDDRVVFRTCEREQSRVVFQMGTSDAERALAVARLVENDVAGIDVNMGCPKEYSTKGGMGAALLSDPDKIEKILSTLVKGTQRPVTCKIRILPSLEDTLSLVKRIERTGIAAIAVHGRKREERPQHPVSCEAIKAIAETLSIPVIANGGSHDHIQGYLDIEDFRQATAASSVMVARAAMWNPSIFLKEGPRPLEEVMQKYIRYAVQYDNHYTNTKYCLCQMLREQLESPQGRLLHAAQSSQEICEAFGLGAFCEETTRELDARRAKLLARSPEEVEEPAEDTSGIIKMAVKFDRRAYSPQITPKMCLLEWCRREKLAQPVYETVQRPLDRLFCSVVTVAEQKYQSTLWDKSKKLAEQAAAIVCLRSQGLPEGRLGEEGPSLHKRKREAPDQDTGDPRAQEPAMPGELCKKPFLALASGKESPLEGW
- the DUS2 gene encoding tRNA-dihydrouridine(20) synthase [NAD(P)+]-like isoform X2; this encodes MRVRRCFPRCGPRELIDLKMLQCKRVVNEVLSTVDFVAPDDRVVFRTCEREQSRVVFQMGTSDAERALAVARLVENDVAGIDVNMGCPKEYSTKGGMGAALLSDPDKIEKILSTLVKGTQRPVTCKIRILPSLEDTLSLVKRIERTGIAAIAVHGRKREERPQHPVSCEAIKAIAETLSIPVIANGGSHDHIQGYLDIEDFRQATAASSVMVARAAMWNPSIFLKEGPRPLEEVMQKYIRYAVQYDNHYTNTKYCLCQMLREQLESPQGRLLHAAQSSQEICEAFGLGAFCEETTRELDARRAKLLARSPEEVEEPAEDTSGIIKMAVKFDRRAYSPQITPKMCLLEWCRREKLAQPVYETVQRPLDRLFCSVVTVAEQKYQSTLWDKSKKLAEQAAAIVCLRSQGLPEGRLGEEGPSLHKRKREAPDQDTGDPRAQEPAMPGELCKKPFLALASGKESPLEGW
- the DUS2 gene encoding tRNA-dihydrouridine(20) synthase [NAD(P)+]-like isoform X4, with amino-acid sequence MIVNSLSLCYHNKLILAPMVRVGTLPMRLLALDYGADIVYCEELIDLKMLQCKRVVNEVLSTVDFVAPDDRVVFRTCEREQSRVVFQMGTSDAERALAVARLVENDVAGIDVNMGCPKEYSTKGGMGAALLSDPDKIEKILSTLVKGTQRPVTCKIRILPSLEDTLSLVKRIERTGIAAIAVHGRKREERPQHPVSCEAIKAIAETLSIPVIAKLCSMTTTTPTPSTACARCYENSWSRPRGGCSMPPSLPRKFVRPLALVPSVRRPHESWTPGGPNSWPGAQKRWRSQLKTPLVSLRWLSSLTGEHTHPRSPPRCACWSGAGGRSWHSLCMKRFNGPWIASSVLLSLLPNKSTSPPCGTSPRNWRSRLQPSSVCGARASLRVGWVRRAPPCTSASGRPLTKTLGTPELRSQPCLGSCARSPF